In Phyllostomus discolor isolate MPI-MPIP mPhyDis1 chromosome 2, mPhyDis1.pri.v3, whole genome shotgun sequence, the following are encoded in one genomic region:
- the NTS gene encoding neurotensin/neuromedin N, which yields MMAGMKIQLVCLVLLAFSSWSLCSDSEEEMKALETDLLTDVYTSKVSKASVPSWKMTLLSICSLVNNLNSQAEETGEPLITRRKFPTGLDDFSLEAMLTIYQIRNICHSRAFQHWELIQEDVLDNGNEKNEKEEVIKRKIPYILKRQLYANKPRRPYILKRDSYYY from the exons ATGATGGCAGGAATGAAAATCCAGTTGGTATGCCTGGTACTCCTGGCTTTCAGCTCCTGGAGTCTGTGTTCAG AttcagaagaggaaatgaaagcgTTAGAAACAGATTTATTGACCGATGTGTATACATCaaag GTCAGTAAGGCAAGTGTTCCTTCTTGGAAAATGACTCTGCTGAGTATTTGCAGTCTTGTAAACAACCTGAACAGCCAAGCTGAGGAGACAGGAGAGCCCCTTATTACAAGAAGGAAATTTCCCACTGGCTTAGATGATTTTAGCTTGGAAGCAATGTTGACGATATACCAGATCCGAAATATCTGTCACAGCAGGGCCTTCCAACACTGggag TTAATTCAGGAAGATGTTCTTgataatggaaatgaaaaaaatgaaaaggaagaagttataaagagaaaaattcctTACATTCTGAAACGGCAGCTATATGCAAATAAACCCAGAAGACCCTACATACTCAAAAGAGATTCTTACTACTACTGA